Within the Nocardioides humi genome, the region ACCTTGCGCAGGTCCTCGACGGTGACCACGTCCTCTGCCGTCACTTCCCTCACCCCACGATCCGCTCCGGCGCCGCGGCCGAACGCCGCTCGCCCATCAGCTCCTCGACCCGCAGGCAGGCCACCTCGCCCTCGCCCCGCGGCTCCAGCACCGGCCGCACGTCCACGCAGCCCGGCCGGCTGGACGCGCAGCGCGGGGCGAAGGCGCATCCGGCCCCCGCCTCGAAGGCGGAGACGGGGCGTCCGCCGACGGCGTTGAGCCGCTCCGCCCGACCGTCCAGTCGGGGCGGGAGCCGATCAGCGCCCGGGTGTAGGGATGCAGCGGCTCGGCGTGCAGCGCGGTCGTCGGCTGCCGCTCGACGATCGAGCCGGCGTACATCACCGCCGTCTGGTCGCAGATGGCCTCGGCCAGGTCCAGGTCGTGGGTGATGAAGAGCATCGCCAGGCTCCGCTCGGCCCGGAGGTCCTCCAGGATCGCCATCACCTCCATCTGCCGGGTGACGTCGAGCGCCGTGGTCGGCTCGTCGGCGATCAGCAGCCGCGGCTCCAGGGCGAGCGCGGAGGCGATCATCACGCGCTGGAGCAGACCGCCGGAGAGCTCGTGCGGATACTGCCGCAGCCGCCGGCGGGGCTCCGGGATGCCGACCTCGTCGAGGAGCTGGACCGCCCGCGCCTCGGCCTTCGCCCGGCTGTGGCCGAGGTTCGTGCGCATCGCCTCGGTGAGGAACGCGCCGATCGTGCGGACCGGGTTGATGTGCGCCGACGGGTCCTGGAAGATCATCGCGACCTCCCGCGTGTAGTACTGGCGCAGGGCCGTCCGGTCCAGCGTCAGGACGTCGGCGCCGTCGAACTCGATCCGCCCCTGCACGACGGCCTTCGGCGGCAGCAGCCGCATCACCGAGCGGGCGGTCATCGACTTGCCCGAGCCCGACTCGCCGACCAGGCCGAGCGCCTGGCCCGGCGAGAGCTCGAAGGAGACGTCGTGGATCACCGGACGCAGCTCGCCCTCGATCGCCAGGTCGACGTGCAGGCGATCGACGCGCAGCAGGGGCTGACTCGACGTGGTCATCGGCGGACTCCGAACCTGGATGCGAGCTGCTGACCGAGAACCGTGAAGGCGAACACGCTGATCAACACCATGGCGCAGCCCGAGAGGGCCTCGAGCGGGTGTCCTTCCAGCAGCCCCTGCTGACCGGTGGCGATCAGCAGGCCCCAGTCGGCGGCGGGCGGCTGCACCCCGAGACCGAGATAGGCCAGCGCCGCGAGGTTGAGCATCGCGTACCCGAAGGTCATGGCGCTCTGCACCAGGATCAGGGGCGCGACGTTGGGCAGCAGATGGCGCCGGGCGATGAACAGCCCGGAGAAGCCCAGGACCTGCGCCGCGGCGACATAGCTCAGCCCTCGCTCGCGGAGCGCCGCTCCTCTGATGATCTTCGAGAAGTACGGCGTGAAGTGGATGCTGATCGCGATGACGGGGGCGACCAGGCCGGGACCGAACAGGGAGACGGCCATGAACGCCAGCAGCAGCGCGGGGAAGGACATCAGGAAGTCGAGGACGCGCGAGACGAGCGCGTCCACCCAGCCCCCGAACCAGGCGCTGAACAGCGCGATGGCCGTGCCGACGGCGGTGGCGAGGACGACGACGACGATCGCGCCGATCATGCTCGGCCGGGCGCCGGCGATCAGGCGGGACAGGACGTCACGGCCGAGCGCGTCGGTCCCCAGCGGGTGGCTCAGGGACGCCGAGGCGGAGATGGCGTCGTAGTCGTTGGCGTTGGGGTCGTAGGGCTGGATCAGGGGACCCAGCAGGGCGACCGCGAACAGCAGGGCGATCACCACGACGCAGACGAACTCCGCCTTGCTCGACCATGCCCAGCGCCCGACGCGCCTCGCCGTCGTACCGATGACGCCTCTCCTCGTGGAGCTCTCACGTCCGATCATCTTCGGATCGGCTGCCTGCAAGGTCATGTACGTGCCACCGCCCTGGGGTCGATCACGGCATAGAGGACGTCGATCAGCATGCTGACCAGGACGAACGAGAGGACCAGGAGCAGTGCGATGCCCTGGACGACGACGATGTCGCGCTGGTGGACGGCCTGGACCAGGTACGAGCCGACGCCGTTGATCCCGAAGGCCACCTCGATCACCGCTCCCCCGGCGATCATCGAGGCGGCCGCCAACCCGGTCGCGGTGGTCACCGGGATCAGCGCGTTCCGCACGATGTGGCGCCGGGTCACGATCCGGTTCGGGATGCCGCGCGAGCGCGCCGTCTCGACGTGCTCGCGCTCGGCCTCGGTCGCCACCTCGGCCGCCGTCACGTTGATGACATAGGCGACGATCGGCGTCGCGAGCGCGAGCGCCGGCAGGGCCAGGTGGTAGAGCCGGTCCAGGACGCCCTCGCCCCCGCCCAACGTGGGGAACCAGCCGAGCTGCACGGAGAACAGCGCCAGGAGCAGGACGCCCGCCACGAAGGCGGGACGGCCACGCCGGCCGCGGCGAGACCGAGGATGGCCCGGCCGAGCCGGTTCGGACGCAGGCCGACGAGCGTGCCGAGCACGATCCCGCCGACCACGACGATGAGCGTCGCGAGTCCGACCAGCCACAGCGAGTTCACCAGCCGCGGCCCGATCAGGTCGACGACCGGGACCTGGAAGATCGGGGAGACCCCCAGATCGCCGTGGAGCACACGCTCGAGCCAGTGCCAGTACTGCACGACGAAGGGATCGTCGAGGTGGTACTCCGCCCGGGCGGCGGCGATGGCCTCCGGCGACGCGTCGCCGCCGATCAGGACATCGGTGATGTCGCCCGGTGCCAGGTACATCGCACCGAACACCGCAAAGCTCGAGGCCACCATGGTCAGGAGCGCCCCTGTCAGGCGCCTGACCAGAACGATCACGATGGACATCGCGCCACCTCTCGTCTCGCTGGGGAGGCGAGGGGGCACCGGGAGTGGTGCCCCCTCACCTGCTGGTCACGGGGAAGCCGGTCTCGTCACTTGGCTCCGATGACCGCCGCCCACGGACCTTCCCAGTAGGGGTTGTTGAGCCAGGCTCCGCCGAGACGCTCGTTGAGGAAGAGCGTGTTGTCCCGGTAGACGAGCGGGATCGGGAACGCGTCCTCGTCGGTCATCTGGAACAGCGCCTGCGCCGTCAGCTCCGCCCGGGCGTCGTCGTCGGGCTCGGCCCGCGCCTGGCTGATCAGGTCGAAGGCCGCGGAGTTCTCGTGCCCGAAGGTGAGGACGCCCTTGCCCACATAGCCCGAGACGATCGCGACCAGCGGGTCGGGCGCGTTCTGCACGCCCATCCGCAGCCAGAGGTCCACGCCGGCGCGCGCGTCCGGCGTCGTCAGCAGCCCGAGGAGCTCGGTCGGGTCCTTCGGCGCCAGCTCGATGTCGATGCCGGCCTGGGCGGCGGACTGCTGGATCACCGACGCCGCCTTCTCGTGCACCGGGTCCCCTGCCGTGTAGACCAGGGTGAGCGGCCGGCTCGGCGCTCCCGCGTCGTCGACCAGGCCCTTGGCCTGCTCCAGGTCCGGCTCGAGCAGATAGTCCAGCTTGTCGGTGACCTGCTGCTTGAAGACGTCGCCGCCGTAGGTGAAGGAGGACGGAGAGGAGACGGCCTGGACGTTCGGGTGTCCGTATCCGGCGTAGCCCACCTTGGCCACGGCCTCCCGGTCGATCGCGAGGGACAGCGCCTTGCGCAGCCGGACGTCGGCGAGCGGTCCGGACTGGTCGACCGGGATCAGCACGTCGAACAGCACCGACTTGCCGCGCTGCAGCGTGCCGTTGCTGGCGCCCTCCAGGCGGGAGGTGATCGAGAGGGGCAGGTTGTAGGCGCCGTCGATCTCGCCGGAGAGCAGCGCGCTGGCGAGCGCGTTCGGGTCGGAGACGAACCGGATGGTCAGCTTCTGGATCAGCGGCTGGTAGTCGTCGTTCCAGTAGTCCGGGTTGGCCGTCATGGTCATCGACTCGCCGGTCTGCCAGGACTCGTACTCGAAGGGACCGGAGCACATGATGCCCCCGGCGGCCGTCCCGTAGGCGTCGCCCTTCTCCTGCACGACGCTCGGCTTGTGGATGGCACCGAAGTTGGTGGCGAGCACCGTCGCGACGTAGGTGCTGTCGTGCTGGGTGAACTCGACCGTCACCTCGTTGTCGCCGGTCTTCGTGACGCTCTCGACGTTGGCGACGTTGGCCTGGTTCGTCGGAGCGACCGCCGGATCCATGACGTGGTTGAGGTTCCACACCACGTCGTCAGCCGTCAGCGGGGTCCCGTCCCAGTAGGTCACGCCCTCCTGGATCGGCATCACCAGTCGCGTCGGGGTCTCCCAGCGCAGCTCGGTCGCCAGGTGGGGGACGAAGTTCCAGTCGCCGTCGAGCGCGACCAGGTGGTCGCACATGATCGACTGGGGCGCGTAGTTGTTCTCCGAGAAGCCCGGGACGCCGAGACTGGTCGGCTGCGGGCTGATGTTCCACGTCACCGAGTCGACCGGTCCTGAGGCCGGCTCCATCTTGTTCGGCAGCTCGGACACGTCGACCGGCTTCGAACTGCTCCCGGACCCGCTGCCGCCGCCGTCGCATGCCGCCAGCACCGCCGCGCCCAGGACGAGCGCCACCAGGCCGGCGGCGAGACGGCGACCGCCCATCCGCTTCCTGACCGTACTGATCCCATCGTCCACCCCTCTCTTGGGGACTGCCCGAAACACCGGTCCCACTGACTCGAAATCACTGTGTTGTGAAGCATGACACATTCCATTTTTCTGGTCAATGGTTCTATTCAGTCGGATTCGATTCAATATCAGGTGCGGCGATGTGCACCCGCACGTGATGCCCCGACGCGTCGACCCAGCCGTGCTTCGCCGCGTACGCGACCATGCCGTCGAAGCCGCCCAGCAAGGACGGGTCCACGGCGGCGACCTGCTCCCGGACCCACGCCACCCGGACCCAGACGTGCTGCTCGTCGTCGGCGACGGATCCGGCGCCCTGCCGCTCCAGCGCGAGCCCGAGCGCCGCGCGGTCCGCACCGTCGCACAGGAGGGCCAGCGCGCTCATCACGGCCGGC harbors:
- a CDS encoding ABC transporter ATP-binding protein, with amino-acid sequence MTTSSQPLLRVDRLHVDLAIEGELRPVIHDVSFELSPGQALGLVGESGSGKSMTARSVMRLLPPKAVVQGRIEFDGADVLTLDRTALRQYYTREVAMIFQDPSAHINPVRTIGAFLTEAMRTNLGHSRAKAEARAVQLLDEVGIPEPRRRLRQYPHELSGGLLQRVMIASALALEPRLLIADEPTTALDVTRQMEVMAILEDLRAERSLAMLFITHDLDLAEAICDQTAVMYAGSIVERQPTTALHAEPLHPYTRALIGSRPDWTVGRSGSTPSADAPSPPSRRGPDAPSPRAARPAGRAAWTCGRCWSRGARARWPACGSRS
- a CDS encoding ABC transporter permease is translated as MIGRESSTRRGVIGTTARRVGRWAWSSKAEFVCVVVIALLFAVALLGPLIQPYDPNANDYDAISASASLSHPLGTDALGRDVLSRLIAGARPSMIGAIVVVVLATAVGTAIALFSAWFGGWVDALVSRVLDFLMSFPALLLAFMAVSLFGPGLVAPVIAISIHFTPYFSKIIRGAALRERGLSYVAAAQVLGFSGLFIARRHLLPNVAPLILVQSAMTFGYAMLNLAALAYLGLGVQPPAADWGLLIATGQQGLLEGHPLEALSGCAMVLISVFAFTVLGQQLASRFGVRR
- a CDS encoding ABC transporter permease is translated as MAGRTRDAHRRGRRDRARHARRPASEPARPGHPRSRRGRRGRPAFVAGVLLLALFSVQLGWFPTLGGGEGVLDRLYHLALPALALATPIVAYVINVTAAEVATEAEREHVETARSRGIPNRIVTRRHIVRNALIPVTTATGLAAASMIAGGAVIEVAFGINGVGSYLVQAVHQRDIVVVQGIALLLVLSFVLVSMLIDVLYAVIDPRAVART
- a CDS encoding ABC transporter substrate-binding protein is translated as MGGRRLAAGLVALVLGAAVLAACDGGGSGSGSSSKPVDVSELPNKMEPASGPVDSVTWNISPQPTSLGVPGFSENNYAPQSIMCDHLVALDGDWNFVPHLATELRWETPTRLVMPIQEGVTYWDGTPLTADDVVWNLNHVMDPAVAPTNQANVANVESVTKTGDNEVTVEFTQHDSTYVATVLATNFGAIHKPSVVQEKGDAYGTAAGGIMCSGPFEYESWQTGESMTMTANPDYWNDDYQPLIQKLTIRFVSDPNALASALLSGEIDGAYNLPLSITSRLEGASNGTLQRGKSVLFDVLIPVDQSGPLADVRLRKALSLAIDREAVAKVGYAGYGHPNVQAVSSPSSFTYGGDVFKQQVTDKLDYLLEPDLEQAKGLVDDAGAPSRPLTLVYTAGDPVHEKAASVIQQSAAQAGIDIELAPKDPTELLGLLTTPDARAGVDLWLRMGVQNAPDPLVAIVSGYVGKGVLTFGHENSAAFDLISQARAEPDDDARAELTAQALFQMTDEDAFPIPLVYRDNTLFLNERLGGAWLNNPYWEGPWAAVIGAK